One window of Pectobacterium carotovorum genomic DNA carries:
- a CDS encoding sensor histidine kinase has product MCKIIGWLLLTLLSSCGVIAYSLHLQYEEKSNDFHIIYHDVTVKLSQHDAIMPLLSVSRHGWEVQNIFPQIIRWRPHSNIEPRRPIVIEQNGRYWINADNQSLLIDLNSLIGDIAGKNAFCHLAILWNNKPLFERGVANHPYYWQWNKVIASQSQPFMLVVGDNPNWAVLPWIVIASPALFWGGGLYLVGQYYANKRRRDIADLRAHYTELTRLNTLGELTAGIVHELNQPLTAILSYNQTALRLLQQQRTKSLPQLLESAVVQIKRTDSLLQQFRQKLTSEQADYQPVSLSRLWVRVLMLLDNEIRSAKVKISCCIPDNLPVLFAPPLWIEQILHNIVNNALQAQLSNSPCTAWITLEAGATGSGITLTITDGGIGLSEQALQQVFMPFFTTRANGIGLGMALTDALVQRLNGTIEASNTGQGACFKIWLPISSQER; this is encoded by the coding sequence ATGTGCAAAATTATAGGCTGGTTACTGCTCACTCTGCTGTCTAGCTGCGGAGTGATAGCCTATTCTTTGCATCTGCAATACGAAGAGAAAAGTAACGATTTCCACATTATTTACCACGATGTCACGGTGAAATTATCGCAGCATGACGCGATTATGCCGCTTTTGTCAGTAAGTCGGCACGGCTGGGAAGTGCAGAATATTTTTCCACAAATCATTCGCTGGCGGCCACACTCAAATATTGAGCCGCGGCGCCCGATCGTCATCGAGCAAAATGGACGCTACTGGATCAATGCCGATAACCAGTCGTTGTTGATCGATCTTAATAGCCTGATCGGAGATATTGCGGGAAAAAATGCGTTCTGTCATTTGGCCATACTGTGGAACAACAAGCCATTATTCGAACGGGGCGTAGCGAACCATCCGTATTATTGGCAGTGGAATAAGGTTATTGCCAGCCAGTCTCAGCCATTTATGCTCGTGGTAGGCGATAATCCTAACTGGGCGGTACTGCCTTGGATTGTTATTGCGTCCCCTGCGCTGTTTTGGGGAGGGGGGCTGTACTTAGTCGGCCAATACTATGCGAATAAACGTCGGCGGGATATTGCTGATTTACGTGCTCATTATACTGAACTAACACGACTGAATACTCTGGGAGAGCTAACCGCTGGTATTGTCCATGAGCTTAATCAACCCCTCACTGCTATTTTAAGCTATAACCAGACAGCTTTACGCTTATTGCAGCAACAGCGCACTAAATCATTGCCACAGTTGCTCGAATCCGCTGTAGTACAAATTAAACGCACGGATTCGTTGCTACAGCAATTTCGCCAGAAGTTGACCAGTGAGCAGGCCGACTATCAGCCTGTTTCGCTGAGTCGGCTTTGGGTTCGCGTACTGATGTTGTTGGACAATGAGATTCGTAGCGCAAAGGTTAAAATCAGTTGCTGCATCCCAGATAACCTACCTGTGCTGTTTGCCCCTCCGCTGTGGATAGAACAAATTTTACACAACATTGTCAATAATGCGCTACAAGCACAACTCAGTAACAGCCCCTGCACGGCTTGGATCACATTAGAAGCTGGTGCAACAGGTAGCGGCATAACATTAACCATTACTGACGGCGGCATTGGGTTATCAGAGCAAGCTTTGCAACAGGTGTTCATGCCATTTTTCACTACGCGTGCCAACGGAATCGGGCTGGGGATGGCTCTGACAGACGCGTTAGTACAGCGCCTTAACGGTACTATAGAGGCCTCCAATACGGGACAGGGTGCTTGCTTCAAGATCTGGTTGCCGATATCTTCTCAGGAGCGATGA
- a CDS encoding porin family protein has translation MNSKSVLLACLPILVSGSVMADDFPAGYYATAKYLQIEQRAKEMDTSSRPGVGQFVSGEEKEHLGTAAIAAGYQFGNGWRTEAEYVFKQKTEYTSGSTMFSSSFNHLQTDVERMMFNVYRDYSLGYHISLYGTLGLGVSKIKAGGWQGTTAREYASNTNSSLTYAIGAGASYALLENLNIDLGYRYVDMGKIESGYNNFTNARGLKDEQMKARLVSNEFTLGARYLF, from the coding sequence ATGAATAGTAAATCTGTTTTACTGGCATGCCTGCCGATCTTAGTCTCTGGCAGTGTCATGGCTGACGATTTCCCTGCCGGTTATTACGCTACGGCGAAATATTTGCAGATCGAACAGCGGGCTAAAGAAATGGATACGAGCAGCCGTCCTGGTGTCGGGCAGTTTGTTAGCGGTGAGGAAAAGGAACATTTGGGCACAGCTGCCATTGCAGCAGGGTATCAGTTCGGCAATGGTTGGCGAACAGAGGCAGAGTATGTTTTTAAGCAAAAAACAGAATACACCAGCGGTTCCACCATGTTCTCTAGCAGTTTTAATCACTTGCAAACCGATGTCGAACGCATGATGTTCAATGTCTACCGTGATTATTCATTAGGCTATCATATTTCTCTGTATGGCACGCTGGGGCTTGGCGTCAGTAAAATCAAAGCTGGCGGCTGGCAAGGAACGACGGCGCGTGAATATGCCTCTAATACTAATAGCAGCCTCACCTATGCCATCGGTGCGGGGGCTAGCTATGCACTGTTGGAAAATCTTAATATCGACTTGGGTTATCGCTATGTTGATATGGGAAAAATCGAAAGCGGCTACAACAACTTTACCAATGCTCGAGGCTTGAAAGACGAACAAATGAAAGCGCGTCTGGTGTCCAATGAATTCACTTTGGGTGCGCGTTATCTGTTCTAA
- a CDS encoding oxidoreductase encodes MSETIRVGLLGYGYASKTFHAPLIAGTAGMELVAVSSSSAEKVHADWANLRVEKDPQALFNDPDIDLIVIPTPNDTHFPLAKQALEAGKHVVVDKPFTVTLSQAYDLGAIADRVGKMLSVFHNRRWDSDFLTLKQLLAAGTLGNVVYMESHFDRFRPEVRQRWREDGSEGSGIWYDLGPHLLDQALELFGLPVAIQVDMARLRPGSKAIDYFHATLIYPQRRVVLHASMLAAAASARYTVHGTRGSFVKYGLDPQEDRLKTGERPPLAGWGQDKHDGVLTLSRDGITAEQTIATIPGNYPAYYAAVRDALLGKGDNPVSVHQAIQVMELIELGLLSHEQKKAVTVKNS; translated from the coding sequence ATGAGTGAGACCATTCGTGTTGGGCTGCTGGGGTATGGCTATGCCAGTAAGACATTCCACGCGCCGTTAATTGCAGGGACGGCAGGTATGGAACTGGTGGCAGTGTCCAGCAGCAGTGCTGAAAAAGTGCATGCAGATTGGGCAAATCTGCGAGTAGAGAAAGACCCTCAGGCGTTATTTAACGATCCCGATATTGACCTCATAGTCATTCCTACCCCCAATGATACACACTTCCCGCTGGCGAAGCAGGCGCTGGAAGCGGGCAAGCATGTCGTCGTCGATAAACCTTTTACGGTGACGTTGTCACAAGCATACGATTTGGGCGCTATAGCCGACCGCGTCGGAAAAATGCTTTCTGTTTTCCATAACCGCCGTTGGGACAGTGATTTTCTGACGCTGAAACAGCTGCTGGCGGCGGGAACGTTAGGAAATGTGGTGTATATGGAGTCACATTTCGATCGCTTCCGCCCCGAGGTCCGCCAGCGCTGGCGTGAAGACGGCAGTGAAGGGAGCGGGATTTGGTACGATCTTGGGCCGCACTTGTTGGATCAAGCGCTGGAGCTGTTTGGCTTGCCGGTGGCGATTCAGGTGGATATGGCACGGTTGAGACCTGGGAGTAAGGCAATAGATTATTTCCACGCGACGCTGATTTACCCGCAACGTCGGGTTGTCCTGCACGCCAGCATGCTGGCGGCGGCGGCTTCTGCCCGCTATACCGTGCATGGCACACGCGGCAGCTTTGTAAAATACGGTCTTGACCCACAGGAAGATCGCCTGAAAACGGGCGAACGCCCACCGCTGGCTGGCTGGGGACAGGATAAGCACGATGGCGTGTTGACACTGTCGCGTGATGGCATAACGGCGGAGCAAACGATCGCCACGATTCCGGGTAATTATCCGGCTTACTATGCTGCCGTGCGCGATGCGCTGCTCGGTAAAGGCGACAACCCCGTCAGCGTGCATCAGGCGATTCAGGTGATGGAACTGATCGAACTAGGGCTACTTTCCCACGAGCAGAAAAAAGCTGTCACGGTGAAAAATAGCTAG
- a CDS encoding response regulator transcription factor — protein MTQYIHLIDDEPEIRSSLSVLLGTVGWMTKTYDNAQSFLQSAGELHVLTGCMLLDIRMSGKTGLALFDEWKQQGLEIPVIIMTGHANVDLCRRAFKSGAFEFLTKPIDADLLFDVVGCALEQQEKLQRQLQKLQLMQNRLATLTTRENDVFELSMQGCSSKEIARNFSLSPRTIEAHRANLFAKLEVNSLPKLMSLYGELALLKKQ, from the coding sequence ATGACACAGTATATCCATTTGATTGATGATGAACCGGAGATCCGTTCCTCGCTTAGCGTGCTATTAGGTACTGTTGGTTGGATGACGAAAACTTATGACAATGCCCAATCCTTCCTGCAGAGCGCGGGGGAATTACATGTGCTAACGGGTTGCATGTTACTGGACATCAGGATGTCTGGTAAAACAGGGCTTGCGCTGTTTGATGAATGGAAACAGCAGGGACTGGAAATTCCAGTGATTATCATGACAGGCCACGCCAATGTTGATCTCTGTAGACGGGCCTTCAAAAGTGGGGCTTTCGAGTTTCTAACCAAACCGATTGATGCGGATTTACTGTTTGACGTCGTTGGGTGTGCATTGGAACAGCAAGAGAAATTACAGAGGCAATTGCAAAAATTGCAATTGATGCAAAATCGGCTCGCCACATTGACTACCCGTGAGAATGACGTCTTTGAACTGAGTATGCAGGGGTGCTCAAGTAAAGAGATTGCGCGGAACTTTTCGCTTTCACCGCGAACTATCGAGGCGCATCGCGCTAATCTATTTGCCAAACTTGAGGTTAATTCACTGCCTAAATTGATGAGTCTCTATGGGGAACTTGCGTTGCTAAAAAAGCAATAA
- the araC gene encoding arabinose operon transcriptional regulator AraC codes for MYHRMAHESQPNPLLPGYSFNAYLVAGLTPILAEGPLDFFIDRPDGMKGYIINLTMKGQGQVFDGDETFFCNPGDLLLFPPKSKHFYGRSPSSDCWYHRWVYFRPRAYWADWLEWHTKSSGIGRMSLPNNQLLLEFDRLFANIEQTQRSGRRFSEELGMNLLERLLLRAMEEDPQSPQKIMDPRVIEACQFITSNLAGELRIDEVARHVCLSPSRLAHLFREQVGINILRWREDQRVIRAKLLLQTTQESIAIIGRVVGYDDQLYFSRVFRKRVGVSPSDFRRRSSEINYPAAKTLPGTWGERILNVISD; via the coding sequence ATGTATCACCGTATGGCGCATGAATCTCAGCCTAATCCGCTGCTGCCGGGATATTCGTTCAACGCTTACCTTGTGGCAGGTCTGACGCCGATTCTGGCAGAAGGGCCGCTCGACTTCTTTATCGATCGTCCCGATGGGATGAAAGGCTACATCATTAACCTCACCATGAAAGGACAAGGTCAGGTCTTTGATGGTGATGAGACCTTTTTCTGTAATCCCGGTGACCTGCTGTTGTTCCCGCCGAAATCGAAGCATTTTTATGGTCGATCGCCGAGCAGCGATTGCTGGTATCACCGCTGGGTCTATTTTCGTCCGCGCGCCTACTGGGCCGACTGGCTGGAATGGCATACCAAAAGCAGCGGCATTGGTCGCATGAGCCTGCCGAATAACCAACTGCTGCTGGAATTCGACAGGCTATTTGCCAATATCGAGCAGACGCAGCGTTCCGGACGTCGTTTTTCCGAAGAGTTGGGTATGAATCTGCTGGAGCGTCTGTTGCTCCGCGCGATGGAAGAAGATCCGCAAAGCCCGCAGAAGATCATGGATCCGCGTGTGATAGAGGCCTGCCAGTTTATTACCAGCAATCTGGCCGGAGAACTGCGTATTGATGAAGTGGCGCGGCACGTTTGCCTGTCGCCGTCGCGGCTGGCGCATCTGTTCCGTGAGCAGGTGGGTATTAATATTCTACGCTGGCGTGAAGATCAGCGCGTGATTCGCGCCAAGCTATTATTGCAGACAACGCAGGAATCTATCGCCATCATTGGCCGCGTGGTGGGGTATGACGACCAGCTGTATTTCTCACGCGTGTTCCGTAAACGGGTCGGCGTCAGCCCCAGCGATTTCCGTCGTCGCAGCAGTGAAATCAACTATCCGGCGGCCAAAACGCTGCCAGGAACGTGGGGAGAGCGAATACTGAATGTGATAAGCGACTGA
- a CDS encoding bile acid:sodium symporter, with translation MGWLQRLRIDKFLLVLILVVVTASILPAEGSVKVFFEHLTTAAIALLFFMHGAKLSREAITTGMGHWRLHLVVFASTFILFPLLGMGMSMLSPVVLTPTLYLGFLYLCALPATVQSAIAYTSMAGGNVAAAICSASASSILGVFLSPILVGLLMHTQGGETDTLHAIGSIIMQLMVPFVIGHLSRPLIAKWVERHRKLINITDRSSILLVVYVAFSEAVVQGIWGQINVWSLLAVVGCSIVLLAMVLVVNTLVARKMGFNTADEITIVFCGSKKSLANGIPMANVLFPAAAVGAMVLPLMIFHQIQLMVCAALAQRYARSENQLNEKKC, from the coding sequence ATGGGGTGGTTACAACGATTACGCATTGATAAATTTTTATTGGTTCTGATTCTCGTGGTGGTGACAGCGTCGATTCTTCCTGCTGAAGGCTCCGTGAAGGTTTTCTTTGAGCATCTGACAACTGCGGCGATTGCTCTGCTGTTCTTTATGCACGGAGCGAAGCTATCGCGCGAAGCGATTACTACTGGCATGGGGCACTGGCGTTTGCATCTGGTAGTATTTGCCAGCACGTTTATTCTGTTTCCGCTGCTGGGAATGGGCATGAGTATGCTGTCGCCCGTGGTGCTGACGCCGACCTTGTATCTGGGGTTCCTCTATCTGTGTGCGCTACCGGCTACGGTGCAGTCGGCCATTGCTTATACCTCAATGGCCGGAGGTAACGTCGCTGCGGCGATTTGTAGTGCCTCGGCATCCAGTATTTTGGGCGTGTTTCTCTCGCCGATTCTGGTCGGTTTGCTGATGCATACTCAAGGGGGAGAAACGGATACGCTGCATGCTATTGGCTCTATTATCATGCAGTTAATGGTGCCTTTCGTGATAGGGCATCTGTCTCGCCCGTTGATTGCCAAGTGGGTTGAACGTCACCGTAAGCTGATTAATATTACTGACCGGTCATCGATTCTTTTGGTGGTGTATGTCGCCTTTAGCGAGGCGGTTGTGCAGGGGATTTGGGGGCAGATCAACGTCTGGTCATTACTCGCCGTCGTCGGTTGTTCGATAGTGCTTCTGGCGATGGTGCTGGTGGTGAATACGCTGGTTGCACGTAAGATGGGTTTTAACACGGCCGATGAAATCACCATCGTGTTCTGCGGTTCGAAGAAAAGCTTGGCGAATGGGATTCCAATGGCAAACGTGCTATTCCCTGCCGCGGCTGTCGGTGCGATGGTGCTGCCGCTGATGATTTTCCACCAAATTCAACTGATGGTCTGCGCTGCGTTGGCACAGCGTTATGCGAGATCTGAAAACCAGTTGAACGAAAAAAAATGTTAA
- a CDS encoding heme-binding protein — MKRIISVAILIGGMTSFSSVASGILTQKNLSFDVANKLAQSAIQACGANNYNVAVTVVDRAGVPLVIKRMDNAGPHTVEASRLKAFTALTIRNTTENAMKSAQANAGAANLRDIPGFLLLAGGVPVKLGEETIGAIGVGGAPGGNLDQQCALDALKNNQNDLNAD, encoded by the coding sequence ATGAAACGCATAATTTCAGTAGCCATTTTAATCGGTGGTATGACGTCATTCTCCAGCGTGGCCAGCGGTATTCTAACCCAAAAAAATCTTTCCTTTGATGTGGCAAATAAGCTAGCGCAAAGCGCTATTCAGGCATGCGGCGCGAATAATTATAATGTCGCTGTGACCGTCGTCGATCGCGCTGGTGTTCCTCTGGTTATCAAACGAATGGACAACGCTGGCCCACATACTGTGGAGGCTAGCCGGTTGAAAGCATTTACCGCGCTCACAATCCGCAATACCACTGAAAATGCCATGAAGAGCGCACAGGCTAACGCGGGTGCAGCCAACTTACGTGATATCCCAGGATTTTTGCTGCTGGCTGGTGGAGTACCGGTGAAATTGGGCGAGGAAACCATCGGCGCGATTGGTGTGGGTGGTGCACCTGGCGGGAATTTGGATCAACAGTGTGCGCTCGATGCATTGAAAAATAATCAGAACGATCTAAATGCCGATTAA